Part of the Pseudarthrobacter sp. NBSH8 genome is shown below.
ATGTCGAGGTTCTGGAGCACGGAGAGGTTCTCAAACACGCTTGCGGTCTGGAAGGTGCGCCCCACACCCAGCCGGGCAATCTGGTGCACTTTGCGGCCGAGGACCTCCGTGCCGGTATGGTTCACGGACCCCGTAGCCGGCACCAGGCCTGTGATGGCATCGATTACCGTCGTTTTCCCGGCACCATTGGGGCCGATCAGGAACCGCAGGTCGCCCTGGATCACATCAAGGTTGACGTTGTCCACGGCGAGGAATCCATCAAAGGAAACCGAGAGATTACGGACTTCAAGGTATTTTGGCCGGCCGCGGCGCCATCCCCCGGCTTGTGGTTCCCCGTCAGGGAGCAGTGTGGGTGTTGTCATCTGCTGACCGCCTCAGGCTTGCTGGCTTTGACTTCGACGTTGGGGCCGGGCGCGTTGGTACTGGTCGCTGCAGGCGTTGAAGCTGCGGTCCATGGCGCTCCGGGCGTTGACGCTGCGGGCAGAGTTCTGCGCCATCTGCCCAGCAGTGACGGCAAAGAGGCAAGGCCGCCCGGCATAAACCCTATGACCAGGACAAACAGCAGTCCCTGGAAGTACACCCAGAACGACGGGAAAGTGGAGGACAGGCTGGACTGGGCGGCGGCGACGCTGACAGCGCCGAGGACGGGCCCCAAGAGGGTGGCGCGGCCGCCGATTGCGACGCCGATAAGGAAGGCGATGGACGGGATCACGCCCACGTCTGCAGGTGAGATGATCCCAACGAGCGGGACGAACAGCGCCCCTGCAACGCCCGCCAGGACGGCGGCAACCACGTAGATAACGGTTTTGACGGTCGCCGGATCGTAGCCCAGGAAACGGACGCGCTCCTCCTGGTCCCGAACCGCCACCAGCAGCTCGCCGAACCGGCTGTGCATCAGCTGCCGGGCAATGGCGACCGACACCAGCAGGACCACCGCAGCGATCATGTACAACATGAGCTTGTTGTTCGGGTCCTTCAGGTCAAAACCGAAGAAGGAGCGGAACCCGTTGAGTCCGTTGGACCCGCCGGTTGTTGCCTGCTGGCCAATCAGGAACACGGCGAAGGCGGCCGCCAGGGCCTGGCTGAGAATTGCGAAATAGGCACCTTTGACGCGCCGCTTGAAGATCGCCAAACCCAGGACGAGTGCCACCAGTCCGGGAACCAGGACCACGGCCAGGAGTGTCACCGCCGGGCTCCGGAACGGTTCCCACCAGCCGGGCACCTCGCCACTGCCGTACAGGGACATAAAGTCCGGCACCCCGGAGCCGCCGAAGAGCGACGCGTCGGCCAGTTTCATGTGCATGGCCATGATGTAGGCGCCAAGCCCGAAAAACACGCCCTGGCCCAGGGTGAGCATGCCGCCGCGACCCCAGGCAAGGCCGATGCCGACTGCCACGATCGCAAAGCAGAGGAACTTCCCCAACAGGCCCAGGTTGAACGCCGGAAGTACCGCGGGTGCAACGCCCAGGAGCAGGACTGCGCCAAGGGTGAATCCGGCCGCGGGTCCCAGCCGCCCGCGCAACAGTCTTTTCATGCCAGGCTCCTTGTTTTGAGGCTGAAGATGCCCTGCGGCCGAAGCTGGAGGAACACCACAATCACGATCAGGATCAGGACCTTGCCGATGCTGGCCGTCGTCGAGTATTCGAAGGCGGACTGCAGCACTCCCAAGGCAAAGGCCGCGATGACTGCCCCCTTGATCTGGCCGATGCCGCCGGCCACCACCACCAGGAAGGCATCCACTATGTAGTTGGTGCCGAGGTACGGGCTTGTTGAACCAATGAGGGTGACCGCGACGCCGGCGATGCCGGCCAGGCCCGAACCAATGAAGAAGGTCAGCTGGTCGCTGCGCCGGGTTGACACCCCGCTCGTTTCCGCGAGGTCCCGGTTCAGCACAACAGCCCGTATACGGCGCCCGAGCGGCGTGGCCTTCAGGAGGAGGACCAGCCCGGCGAGGCACAGCAGGGAGAGCCCCAGGATGAAGAGCCGGGTGAGCGGGATCGGAGCGCCGAGGAGCTCGATATTCCCCTGCAGCCACGCCGGCGTCCGGACATCGACGCTGGGTGCGCCGAAAATGTCGCGTGCGGCCTGCTGCAGGATGAGTGCCACTCCGAAAGTGACCAGGAGGGTGTCCAGAGGCCTGTGGTACATCCGGCGCAACAGCACCTCCTCGAGCACCAGCCCCAGGACACCTCCCACCAAAAAGCCCGCGGGAATGGACACCAACAGTGATACGCCGGCGTCGGAGATGGCCTGCTGGACCACAAAGGCCGTGTAGGCACCGGCCATCATGAACTCACCATGGGCCATGTTGATGACCCCCATCTGGCCGAAGGTCAACGACAGTCCCAGTGCCGCCAGAAGCAGCACGGAGCCGAGGCTGAGTCCGGCGAACATCTGCCCTATCAGGAGTTCCATTCCAGCAGGCCTTTCGTCGATGTTTGCGCGGCCGCTACTTGGCCAGGCCCGTGGCCCAGTCGTAGGTGGCCAGGTACGGATCCGGCTCAACGGCGGCGGGCGATGACCACACTGTCTCGATCAGGCCCGCTGAATTGATCTTGCCAATTCGGGGGGTCTTGGTGATGTGGTTGTTCTCCCCGTTGACCGTGACCAGGCCTTCGGGCGCTTCGAAGGTCACACCGTCCGCGGCGGCCTGCACCTTGTCCACGTCAAATGAAGCTGCCTTCTCCACCATGGCTTTCCACAGGAACAGCGACGTGTACGCAGCTTCCATGGGGTCGCTCGTGACCCGCTCCGCGCCGAACTTCGCCTTGAACGCTGCCACGAACTTCGTGTTGGCCGGCGTGTCCAGCGTTTGGTAGTAATCCCAGGCAGTCAGCTGGCCTTGGACGTTGTCCAGTCCGACGCCGGGGACTTCCTCCTCGGCGATGGAAACGGAGACCACAGGCATGCTGTCCGCCGTCAGGCCAACGCTCTTGTACTGACGGAAGAAGGCAACGTTGCTGTCGCCGTTGAGGGTATTGAAAACCGCATCGGCTTTGGAGTCCCGGACCTTGTTGACGATGGTGGAGAATTCCGTGGATCCCAACGGGGCGTACTCTTCCCCGAGGACTTCGATCCCCTTGGCTGCCGCGTAGGCCTGGATGATCTTGTTGGCTGTACGCGGGAAGACATAGTCACTGCCCACCAGGAAGAGGGACTTGGTTCCCTGCTCGGCCAGGTAGTCCAGGGCTGGAATGATCTGCTGGTTGGTGGTGGCCCCGGTGTAGAAGATGTTCTTGGACGATTCCAGGCCTTCGTACTGCACCGGGTAGAACAGCAGCGCGTCGTTGGCCTCAAACACGGGGAGCATCGCCTTGCGGCTTGATGATGTCCAGCCGCCGAACACCGCGGCGGTGCAGTCCTGCTGGATCAGTTTCCCGGCACGCTCCGCGAACTTGGTCGGTTCGCTGGCGCCGTCCTCACTGATGACCTCAAGCTTTTTGCCCAGAACACCGCCGGAACCATTGATTTCCTCGGCGGCCAGGGTCAGAGAGTCGAAGACGGTGCTCTCGCTGATTGCCATGGTGCCTGAGAGCGAGTTGATGAACCCCACTTTGACGCTGCTGCCCGAAGTGTCAACACAGGACGTGCCGCTGCTCGCGGCGGAGCCGGCGGACGCCGGATCGGCTATCTGGCTGCCGCAACCCGTTAGGACTGTGGCCATGGCGGCCGCCGCCAGAGGAAGGAAAGCGCGTTTGGTGATCAAAAACCTCATGTGTACCTGCTTCTCACTCCGCCGCTGCGCTGGGCAGCGGCTCGCCTCCGAGGTCCGTCAGAAGTGACCCCTTGCGATGAACGTAGAAGCGAATTGTTTCGGCGCCTGCTTGGTTGGTTTCGGAACCGTTTCGGGGCTCTCGCTATCCCGGCCTGAAGTTGAGGTGCACCACAATCGTGCGGGAAAAAACCGCGGGACGGCGGGCCTTGGGAGAATTAACCTGCGGGAAACCTGCCGCGGCGTAACTTTGGCCCGGCAGCCGGACACAATCCGGCCCGGACACGAATGACCGGCCCTGACCTGCGGCTATTCGCCGAGCGCTCTCGGCCGCCAGACCACCACGGCCTGGGATCGGGCGCGGGGGCGCTGGCCGCGGGCCAGGCTCACCACGTCGCCGGCGGCACCGGCCGCGAAGATCCGCGAATCAAGGGGATCCCGACGGCGGACCAGCTCCTCGGTCAGCTCGCCCACCCTGCGCTGCAGCGCGGCCACCTGGTTCTCGAGCTCAAGGATCCGTTTGATGCCTTCAAGGGAGACGCCTTCGTGGGACAGCCGCTGGACTTCACGCAGCATGTTGACGTCCCGCTGCGAGTAGCGGCGCGATTTCCCCGGCGCCCGGCTGGGCGAGACAATGCCCAGCCGGTCGTACTGCCGGAGCGTCTGCGGGTGCATATCCGCCAGTTCAGCCGCGACGGAGATCACGAAGATCGGCTGGTCAGCGCTGATGTCCACGGTCTGCTCCGTTGCTTAGAGCCGGGCCTTGGCGGCCAGGCCCTCACGGACATCGGCGTCGGCGGTGGCTTCGGCAAAGGCCTTCACGGCTGCTTCGGCTTCCTTGTTCAGGTTCTTCGGAACCGCGACGTCGATGGTCACCAGGAGATCGCCGGTTACCTTGGAGGTCTTCACGCCGTGGCCTTTGACCCGGAGCGTTCGCCCCGAGGGCGTGCCGGCCGGAACGCGGACCTTCACGGTCTCGCCGTCGATCGTGGGGACCTGGATGTCGGCGCCCAAAGCAGCTTCCGGGAAGGTGACCGGGACATGGATGCGGAGGTTGTCGCCGTCACGCGTGTAAAACTCGTGGGGCTTGACGGACACGGCCACCATCAGGTCGCCGTTGCCGGCAGGCCCTGGCTGGCCCTTGCCACGGACGCGCACCTTCTGGCCGTCCTTGATGCCGGCGGGAACGCGGACGTCAATGACGTCACCGCTGGGTTCGCGCAGGCCGATGGTGGTGCCGCGGATGGACCCGGAGAAGGAAATGCTGGTGGTCGCTGTGCGGTCGGCACCCTTCGAAGGCGGACGCTGGAAGCCGGGCTGGCCACCGAATCCACCGCCGCCAAACAGATCGGCGAACTCGGGCGGGATGCCGCCTGACCGGTTGAACCCGCTGGGCTGACGCCCTTGGCCGCCGGTGAACAACCCGCCAAACATGTCCTCGAAGCCGCCGTTGCCGCCGCCGGCCCCGCCGGGAGCGAACCTGGCGCCGCCGCCCATGGCCCGGATGGCGTCATACTGCTGGCGCTCATCCGGATCAGACAGCACCGAGTAGGCCTCGGAGATGTCCTTGAATTTCTTCTCCGACGCAACGTTCCCCGAGTTTGTATCCGGGTGGTGCTGGCGGGCAAGTTTCCGGTAGGCCTTCTTGATGTCGGCGTCGGAAGCGTCCTTGGCGATACCAAGGATCGCGTAAAAGTCCTTGTCAACCCAATCCTGGCTAGCCAATGGCGTTTCCTTTCAAAAGTACAAAAGCGTTAAGGCGAGATTACCGCCAGCGCGGAGGCCGGATATGGGGCGGCGGTGTGGAGGGCACCCGTGGGGGGCCCGCTGCCGCGAGGGTCCCGACGCGAGCTTGCGAGCGTTGGGAGCGGCAGGGGACGGGCACCGCCCCATATCCGGCGTAGCGCATCGGTGAGGATCAGGCCGGGACGGCCACAATCACCTGTGCTGCGCGGAGCACGCGGTCCCCTGACTTGTAGCCGGAGCGGAGCACCTGGCTGACGGTGTCAACCTCGATGTCTTCGCCAGGCTGCTGGATGAGGGCCTCGTGGATCGTGGGATCGAACTCCACTCCGGTCTCATCAATGCGGACCAGGCCGTACGTCTTCAGCGCGTTCTCCAATTTGGTGGCGATCGCGGCGAACGGGCCGTCGGACAGGTCACCGTGCTGGCGGGCGGCGTCGACGTCGTCAAGTACCGGAAGCAGGGAGTTCAGGACGCCGATGACGGCCATCTCCCCTGCCACGGCCCGGTCGCGCTCAACGCGCTTGCGGTAGTTGACGTATTCAGCCTGGAGCCGGAGAAGATCGTTCTTCATCTCGGCGGCTTCAGCCTGTCCTGCACCCTGTGCCACCGATTCCTCGGCCGGGACCTCGATGCCGTTGAGGATTTCCTCGGCCTGGGCGAGCGCATCGCCGTCGCTGTCCACAGGCTCGCCCACCGGGGACTCGCCTGCCGGCGCGTCAGCGGGCTGCCCGCCCTCCGGGTGCCGGGCCTGCCCGGTCACCGGATCAACCTTGCGGTTGTCCCGGATGACCGGCTCCTGGTGGCCGCTGCCCTGGTCTGGTGAAGAGTTGTGCTCTTCCTCGTTACCGTGGTGCGGCATGGCTACTTCTTCGCTTCGTCTTCGTCGATGATCTCGGCGTCGACGATATCCTCGTCAGCAGCCTTATCCCCACCGGCGGGAGCACCCTCGGCACCTGCGGCACCGGTGGCACCGTCCGGCGAACCGGCCTGGGCGTAGATGGCTTCGCCGAGCTTGGTCTGGGAAGCCTGGAGCTTCTCGAACGCGGTCTTCACGGCTGCGTCGTCGGTGCCTTCAAGGGCCTTCTTGAGTTCGTCGACGTCGGCTTGGACCTCGGTCTTGACTTCTTCAGGCAGCTTGTCGGTGTTGTCGGCGATCAACTTGTCCACGGAGTACGCGAGCTGCTC
Proteins encoded:
- the urtC gene encoding urea ABC transporter permease subunit UrtC, which gives rise to MKRLLRGRLGPAAGFTLGAVLLLGVAPAVLPAFNLGLLGKFLCFAIVAVGIGLAWGRGGMLTLGQGVFFGLGAYIMAMHMKLADASLFGGSGVPDFMSLYGSGEVPGWWEPFRSPAVTLLAVVLVPGLVALVLGLAIFKRRVKGAYFAILSQALAAAFAVFLIGQQATTGGSNGLNGFRSFFGFDLKDPNNKLMLYMIAAVVLLVSVAIARQLMHSRFGELLVAVRDQEERVRFLGYDPATVKTVIYVVAAVLAGVAGALFVPLVGIISPADVGVIPSIAFLIGVAIGGRATLLGPVLGAVSVAAAQSSLSSTFPSFWVYFQGLLFVLVIGFMPGGLASLPSLLGRWRRTLPAASTPGAPWTAASTPAATSTNAPGPNVEVKASKPEAVSR
- the urtB gene encoding urea ABC transporter permease subunit UrtB, with the protein product MELLIGQMFAGLSLGSVLLLAALGLSLTFGQMGVINMAHGEFMMAGAYTAFVVQQAISDAGVSLLVSIPAGFLVGGVLGLVLEEVLLRRMYHRPLDTLLVTFGVALILQQAARDIFGAPSVDVRTPAWLQGNIELLGAPIPLTRLFILGLSLLCLAGLVLLLKATPLGRRIRAVVLNRDLAETSGVSTRRSDQLTFFIGSGLAGIAGVAVTLIGSTSPYLGTNYIVDAFLVVVAGGIGQIKGAVIAAFALGVLQSAFEYSTTASIGKVLILIVIVVFLQLRPQGIFSLKTRSLA
- the urtA gene encoding urea ABC transporter substrate-binding protein, which gives rise to MRFLITKRAFLPLAAAAMATVLTGCGSQIADPASAGSAASSGTSCVDTSGSSVKVGFINSLSGTMAISESTVFDSLTLAAEEINGSGGVLGKKLEVISEDGASEPTKFAERAGKLIQQDCTAAVFGGWTSSSRKAMLPVFEANDALLFYPVQYEGLESSKNIFYTGATTNQQIIPALDYLAEQGTKSLFLVGSDYVFPRTANKIIQAYAAAKGIEVLGEEYAPLGSTEFSTIVNKVRDSKADAVFNTLNGDSNVAFFRQYKSVGLTADSMPVVSVSIAEEEVPGVGLDNVQGQLTAWDYYQTLDTPANTKFVAAFKAKFGAERVTSDPMEAAYTSLFLWKAMVEKAASFDVDKVQAAADGVTFEAPEGLVTVNGENNHITKTPRIGKINSAGLIETVWSSPAAVEPDPYLATYDWATGLAK
- a CDS encoding heat shock protein transcriptional repressor HspR, which gives rise to MDISADQPIFVISVAAELADMHPQTLRQYDRLGIVSPSRAPGKSRRYSQRDVNMLREVQRLSHEGVSLEGIKRILELENQVAALQRRVGELTEELVRRRDPLDSRIFAAGAAGDVVSLARGQRPRARSQAVVVWRPRALGE
- a CDS encoding DnaJ C-terminal domain-containing protein, with translation MASQDWVDKDFYAILGIAKDASDADIKKAYRKLARQHHPDTNSGNVASEKKFKDISEAYSVLSDPDERQQYDAIRAMGGGARFAPGGAGGGNGGFEDMFGGLFTGGQGRQPSGFNRSGGIPPEFADLFGGGGFGGQPGFQRPPSKGADRTATTSISFSGSIRGTTIGLREPSGDVIDVRVPAGIKDGQKVRVRGKGQPGPAGNGDLMVAVSVKPHEFYTRDGDNLRIHVPVTFPEAALGADIQVPTIDGETVKVRVPAGTPSGRTLRVKGHGVKTSKVTGDLLVTIDVAVPKNLNKEAEAAVKAFAEATADADVREGLAAKARL
- a CDS encoding nucleotide exchange factor GrpE, whose protein sequence is MPHHGNEEEHNSSPDQGSGHQEPVIRDNRKVDPVTGQARHPEGGQPADAPAGESPVGEPVDSDGDALAQAEEILNGIEVPAEESVAQGAGQAEAAEMKNDLLRLQAEYVNYRKRVERDRAVAGEMAVIGVLNSLLPVLDDVDAARQHGDLSDGPFAAIATKLENALKTYGLVRIDETGVEFDPTIHEALIQQPGEDIEVDTVSQVLRSGYKSGDRVLRAAQVIVAVPA